TTCTGTTCAATATCATCAGCCTCGTATTGCTGGCTACAAGACCATCATTACAGGGCCATCCGAATATGGGAAATGTAAGGGCGCAGCGAACTTTGCCGGTTTTAATACGGGCCGATGGATGGCTACACATGCGTTAGGTTTTTCAAATTAATTTGTAATATTCATGCCGTCTACGGGCGGCTTTTTATGAATTCCTGATTATACGTCCAATGCATTATAAGGGGGCTAAATGTCTGACCCGGTTTCCAGCACTGCACTAACTGGTGTTGCGCTGACTGGTGCCAGTGTCTACGGGTTGCTTACAGGTTCCGATTATGGTGTGGTATTTGGCGCATTCGCAGGGGCTGTATTCTATATAGCGACAGCATCAGATCTAAGTGTTTTGCGCCGGCTTGCCTACTTCGTGGTGTCGTATATCGTCGGCATTCTTGGTTCAGGTTTGCTGGGTTCAAAACTCACTTCCTTGACTGGGTACAGTGATAAGCCTCTGGATGCTATCGGTGCCGTTATAGCTTCTGCCTTAGCCGTTCAAATCCTGACATTCCTGAACAAGCAGGACTTAAGCTCACTGGTGGCGCTGATCACGCGTCGGGGAGGTTCAGGTGGTACTAAATGATCCAACTGCAACATTAAACGCTCTGCTATGCGCCGGGGTGGTGATTACCCTTATGTTTTATCGACGTGGTGATTCACGCCACCGTCCATGGGTTTCGCGTTTAGCCTGGCTAATTACGGTCACGTACAGCGCCGTGCCACTGGCCTATCTGTGCGGCATTTATCCTCATTCCTCATGGGCCACTATTGCGGTCAATATTATTTTCCTTTCCGTGCTGGTGGCCGTCAGAGGCAACGTTGCGCGCCTGGTTGATCATCTGAGGCACTAATGAACCAATCACTATTTCAAAAGGCGGCTGGCATTAGCGCCGGGCTCGCTTCGCGCTGGTTTCCACATATCGACACTGCTACGAAAGAATACGGCATAACCGCACCGCTAGATCAGGCCATGTTCATCGCGCAGATGGGCCATGAGTCCACACGCTTTACCCGGCTGGTGGAAAACCTGAACTATGCGGCGGAAAACCTGGTCCCCATATTTGGCAGGCACCGCATTACTCCCCAGCAGGCCGCCGCGCTCGGTAGAACGGCAACACAACCGGCCAACCAGAAAGCGATTGCCAATCTGGTATACGGCGGCGAGTGGGGCAAAGATAAACTGGGGAATCAGGTAGCGGGCGACGGCTGGAAATATCGCGGGCGCGGCCTGAAGCAAATCACCGGGCTGAGCAACTACCGCAGCTGCGGTCAGGCGCTGAAGCTGGATTTGGTAACACAGCCTGAATTGCTGGAGCAGGATGAATATGCTGCTCGCTCAGCTGCATGGTTCTACGTCTCGCACGGCTGCCTGCTTCATTCAGGCGACGTGGAGCGCGTGACGCTGCTCATAAACGGCGGCCGTAACGGGCTTGATAAACGCCGCGTGCTGTTTAACATGGCAAAATCCGTGCTGGCGTGAGGTAGCAATGAGTTTTATCGAATTAATTTTCTGGGCGATTGGCGCTGTAATGGCCGCCGCTGTTGGTGGTTTTGGGCTGGGCCATATCCACGGCAGCAGTAATGCTGATTCAAAAGCTAATCAGCAGCGCACTGAAGAGAATGCAGCGACAGCGGTCGCCGCGGCAGAACATAAAGCGGAAGTTACAAAAGAGGCCAGTAATGCACTGCAGACTGTTAATCACATGCCTGATGACGATGTTGATCGCGAGTTGCGCGAAAACTTCACCCGCCCCGGTGGTAGTTGATACAGGGTGTCTGTGGACCCGAATTATTTACCTGACTGATCACGATATCGACGTGCTGGATAAACAGACCAAACGTGACATCCTGGCGCATAACAAAGCGTGGCAGGCAAATTGCTTGGAGAATTAGAGCCTTATATCGTGCATTCATTGGCAGTCAGCAGGGATGGCCTACTAATTAACCAAATGTAACAATAACTTTAAGAACAAAAGTGGAAAAATTATTAAGATAGTTTCATCTAGGATGGATAGGTGAACTTCATGAAACATATACTTTGTGCGCTATTTGTTTTCGTATCATCATCTGCTTTCGCTGATGTTGAACAGCATCTTGCCGAGTTAGAGCAAAAAAGTAATGCGGTCCGAACAAAAATTATCAACGAAGTAAGTAGTGAGCAAATCAGGCAACAAAATAAACTTGCCATTCAAATGAAAATAGATAAATTGCGGGCAAAAATCGGCGGCGAATCAGATTTGCAAAAGAAAGTAGAAATGGAAGAGCAGCTCAAAAATTTACAGTCTCAAAAAAATAGTCTCTGAATTCTAGTCAAATCAGATTTCATAATCAAAATAAAATAGCATATCTATAGCCTCGCTCACGCGGGGCTTTTTTACAGACAATTCTCAACTTGTAAATGAAAATTAACATCATTTGTAAAAGGTACTCCTGACGATTCAGAACACCGAGGGGGCGACGACACGCGGAAAACGGCTAGTTTTTTGCATTTTATGGGCTTCATCATCATCCGTTTAACCTCTTGATATTTCAGTCCTGAGCATTTGCAGGATGTCGAAATGACTATTTTTTGTTCACCATCATGGATAACGAACTGAAAAATTTCCGGCTGAATATCACTCAGCTGGCAGCCATTACCGATCTGCACCGGCAGACGGTCGCAGGCAGGCTTGCAAATGTGCAACCCGCACCCGGCAGCAATCCAAAACTTAAGCTTTATGCCATTACCGATATTTTGCGGGAACTGCTGACAAGCACCACTCCGTCCGAGCTGGTGGACGTCGACAAAATGCTTCCCCCCGATCGTAAGGCCTGGTTCCAGTCGGAGCGTGAACGCCTCAAGTTTCAGCAGGAAACCGGGGAGCTGATCCCGGCATCCGAAGTCACCCGAGAGTTTTCCTCCATGGCGAAAGCGATGGTTCAGGTGCTGGAAACGTTACCCGATATTCTTGAGCGCGACTGCGCGATGACCCCTGCTGCCGTTGTCAGGGTGCAGCAGGTTATTGACGATCTGCGCGATCAGATCGCCCTCAAAGTTGAGCAGGCCGACTCACCGGAACAGGAGGATATGCCAGAAGAGGAGTAAGTCATGCAACAGGCCACGGCAGCGGAAGTCAGGCGTAACGCTTCCGCCATTCTAAAAGCTCCTCGCCGTATGCCTGTGGCTGAGGCAGTACAGAAATTTATGCGCGTCCCGATGGGAGCCGGTAACTCAGTCCCGTGGGATCCTGCCGTTGCCCCTTATGTGATTGAGCCGATGAACTGTCTGGCGATGCGTGAATACGATGCGGTGGTGTTTGTGGGTCCGGCGCGAACGGGTAAAACGATTGGCCTGGTTGATGGCTGGGTGGTCTACAACATCGTCTGCGATCCGTCGGATATGCTGGTCGTCCAAATGACGGAAGAGAAAGCCCGGGAACACTCAAAAAAGCGTCTGGCGCGAACCTTCCGCGTGAGTCCGGAGGTTGCTAAACGCCTGAGCCCGTTGCGGAACGACAACAACGTGCACGATCGGACGTTCCTGGCCGGTAACTATCTCAAGATTGGCTGGCCTTCCATCAACATCATGTCCTCGTCAGATTTTAAATGCGTGGCGCTGACGGATTATGACCGTTTCCCCGAGGATATTGACGGCGAGGGCGATGGTTTCACCCTGGCGTCCAAACGTACCACCACCTTTATGTCCGCCGGCATGACCCTGGTGGAGTGTTCGCCAGGCCGGGACATTCGCGACAGTAAATGGCGGCGCAAGTCTCCCCATGAAGCGCCCCCCACGACTGGCGCGCTTTCTCTGTACAACCGTGGGGATCGCCGCCGGTGGTACTGGCCGTGCCCGCACTGTGGTGAATATTTTCAGCCAGCGATGGAGGCGATGACCGGCTACCGCGATGAGCCTGATCCGGTGAAAGCCAGTGAGGCGGCCCATCTGCTTTGCCCGCATTGCAACGGTATTATCACGGCTGACAAAAAGCGCGAGCTGAACGGGGTGGGAGTCTGGTTGCGTGAAGGCCAGAGTATTGACCGTGACGGCAATATTTCCGGCGAGCCTCGCCGTTCGCGCATAGCATCGTTCTGGATGGAAGGACCCGCAGCCGCATACCAGACCTGGGCGCAGCTGGTGTACAAACTGCTGACAGCTGAGCAGGAGTACGAGGCGACAGGCAGCGAAGAAACCCTGAAGGCGGTAATCAACACCGACTGGGGGCTGCCGTACCTGCCGCGCTCGGCCAGCGAACAGCGACGCGCCGATGCGTTAATGTTGCGAGCAGAAGACTACGGTAAACGCCTGGTCCCGCCAAAAGTGCGTTTTCTGCTGGCGGCCGTCGACGTCCAGGGGGGAAAAAAGCGCCGTTTCGTCGTGCAGATTATTGGCTATGGCGAAAACGGCGAGCGCTGGCTGGTGGACCGCTACAACATCCGCCAGTCCCTGCGCTGCAATGAGCATGGCGAGGCGGAGCCTGTTCACCCCGGCGCGTATCCGGAGGACTGGCAGTTGCTGGTCTCCGATGTGCTGGAGAAGACCTATGCGCTGCAGGCTGATCCGACGCGCTGTATGCCGGTACTGGCGATGGCCGTCGACAGCGGCGGTGAAGAGGGTGTGACCGACAACGCCTATAAATTCTGGCGCCAGTGTCGCCGTGATGGCCTGGGTAAACGTGTTTACCTGGTTAAGGGGGACAGTACAAAACGCCAGAAAGTCATCACCAAAACCCACCCGAATAATACCGAACGCAGCGACCGTCGCGCCGACGCGCGCGGCGAGGTGCCGGTGTACCTGCTGCAGACCGACCTGCTCAAGGATCAGCTCAGCAACAACCTGGACCGTGAGACCCCCGGTGCGGGCTATATCCATTTTCCCGACTGGCTTGGGGAATGGTTCTACGAGGAGCTGACCTACGAAGAGCGCGGCGCAGACGGAAAATGGCGCAAGCCCGGCAAGGGTGCCAACGAAGCCTTTGACCTGTTCTGCTATGCCCATGCCGTGGCGGTCCTGCGCGGCTACGAAAAAATTCGAGACTGGGAAACTCCCCCTGCATGGGCGGGGCCGCAGGATCTCAATCCAAATATTTTTGAAGGGGAACGCCCCCGGGAGATATCCGTGAAAAAATCAAAACCTGTTCAGTCGCCTGTCCAGGCTGAACCTGAAAAGGACACAGCACTCTCCGGCAGCTGGCTCGGGTCTTCCGGTAGGGGAGGCTGGCTGTGAAGAAAGACGACATCTGGAAAACGCTGCTGATGGTGCGCCAGGCCTACCAGGATTCGCTGGACGGCAAGAGTATCTCCTTTACCGGCGTAAACGGTCGCGCCATTACCAACCACGATCCGAAAGCGCTGCGCGACGAGCTTGAATACTGGGAGCGGCGCTGGCGGACGGTTAACAGCCGCGGCGGATCATACAAACTCGCTAACTTTCTGTAAGGCATTCTATGGGCATTCTTGAAAGAACACTGGGAGCTATTTCTCCCGGGTGGGCAGCGGCACGCGCGCGGGACCGTCTCAGGCTCAATGCTTATGAAGCGGCAAACCCCTCACGGCTGCACAAGGCGAAAAAACAGAGCCAGTCAGCGGACACATCGGTATTTGCCGCAGGCCAGTCCCTGCGGGAACAGGCCCGCTGGCTGGATGAAAACCATGACCTGGTGATCGGCCTGTTCGACAAAATGGAAGACAGGGTGATTGGGGCTCACGGCATCCATGTTGAACCCCAGCCTCTCGATCTGGAGGGCAATCTCCATTCCGATTTTGCCGGGCAGCTTTCGGCGCTCTGGGCTGAATGGTCCGTGCGTCCGGAAGTGACCGGCATGTTTACCCGCCCGGAGGCTGAACGTCTGCTGTTGCGTTCTGCGCTGCGTGACGGGGAAGTGTTCACGCAGCTGGTCAGGGGGAATGTGCCGGGCCTGCAGCACGCCACTTCTGTGCCCTTCTCGCTGGAAATGCTGGAGGCGGATTTTGTACCGTTCAATCTGAACAGCACTGCCGGCCAGCAGGTGCGCCAGGGCATCATCGTAAACGAGTGGGGGCGACCCACCGGATATCGGGTTTACAAATATCATCCGGCAAACATGACGCGCTTCAGCGCCGAGCTTAAAACCGTCTCTGCCGACAACATGCTTCACCTGGCGCAACGTAAGCGTCTGCACCAGCTGCGCGGTATCAGCCTGATCCACGGAGTCATAACCCGGCTTTCGGATATTAAGGATTACGAAGAGAGTGAACGCGTCGCTGCCCGTATTGCCGCCGCGCTGGGGTTCTATATCAAGCGTGGCGATGCGCAGTCTCTTGGCGATGACGGTGAGTTTTCAACGCCTGGCGGCCAGCGTCACTACGATATTGCGCCGGGGATGATTTATGACGAACTCAGGCCCGGCGAGGACCTGGGCATGGTGGAGTCAAACCGTCCGAATGTACACCTCTATGAATTCCGGAACGGGCAGATGCGGGCCGTGGCCGCAGGTACGCGCGGCAGCTATTCCAGTATTGCCCGGGACTATAACGGCACCTACAGCTCCCAGCGCCAGGAGCTGGTGGAAAGCTTCGAAGGTTACAACGTTCTGCAACAGTGGTTTGTCGGCCAGCACAGCCGTCCTGTATACCGCGCCTGGGTAGCGATGGCACTGCTGAGCGGCGTTGAAGTCCCGCCGGATGTGGATCCGAATTCCCTCTATAACGCGCTTTATCTCGGGCCTGTGATGCCGTGGATTGATCCGGGTAAAGAGGCCAGCGCGTGGAAAGCCATTGTGCGTGGCGGCGCGGGTACTGAAGCGGAATGGGCACGGGCCAGGGGTAAAAATCCGCAGGAGGTTAAGCGCCAGCGACTGCGTGAAACAGAATTTAACCGTCAACACGGGCTGGTGTTTGATTCCGACGCCGCCAATGACAAAGGAGCGATGCCAGATGCAACGGCAGAAACAAACGATAAGCGGCGCGAGCCGGACGATGATGATTAACCCCCGCGCCAGCCTGGCTGGTGTCGATGCGGCAAACGGGCAGTGCTGGTATGAGATCCGCGCGCTAGCCGCCGGGCGCGTTGAAATTTTCCTTTACGACGTGATCGGCGGCTGGGGCATCACTGCCCAGCAGTTTGTCGCGGACTGTAAGGAGGCGGGGGTGTTTGACGCCAGCGCGGTGGATT
This region of Enterobacter cancerogenus genomic DNA includes:
- a CDS encoding phage holin family protein → MSDPVSSTALTGVALTGASVYGLLTGSDYGVVFGAFAGAVFYIATASDLSVLRRLAYFVVSYIVGILGSGLLGSKLTSLTGYSDKPLDAIGAVIASALAVQILTFLNKQDLSSLVALITRRGGSGGTK
- a CDS encoding phage holin family protein gives rise to the protein MVLNDPTATLNALLCAGVVITLMFYRRGDSRHRPWVSRLAWLITVTYSAVPLAYLCGIYPHSSWATIAVNIIFLSVLVAVRGNVARLVDHLRH
- a CDS encoding glycoside hydrolase family 19 protein, which translates into the protein MNQSLFQKAAGISAGLASRWFPHIDTATKEYGITAPLDQAMFIAQMGHESTRFTRLVENLNYAAENLVPIFGRHRITPQQAAALGRTATQPANQKAIANLVYGGEWGKDKLGNQVAGDGWKYRGRGLKQITGLSNYRSCGQALKLDLVTQPELLEQDEYAARSAAWFYVSHGCLLHSGDVERVTLLINGGRNGLDKRRVLFNMAKSVLA
- a CDS encoding DUF1441 family protein, which gives rise to MDNELKNFRLNITQLAAITDLHRQTVAGRLANVQPAPGSNPKLKLYAITDILRELLTSTTPSELVDVDKMLPPDRKAWFQSERERLKFQQETGELIPASEVTREFSSMAKAMVQVLETLPDILERDCAMTPAAVVRVQQVIDDLRDQIALKVEQADSPEQEDMPEEE
- a CDS encoding phage terminase large subunit family protein, producing the protein MQQATAAEVRRNASAILKAPRRMPVAEAVQKFMRVPMGAGNSVPWDPAVAPYVIEPMNCLAMREYDAVVFVGPARTGKTIGLVDGWVVYNIVCDPSDMLVVQMTEEKAREHSKKRLARTFRVSPEVAKRLSPLRNDNNVHDRTFLAGNYLKIGWPSINIMSSSDFKCVALTDYDRFPEDIDGEGDGFTLASKRTTTFMSAGMTLVECSPGRDIRDSKWRRKSPHEAPPTTGALSLYNRGDRRRWYWPCPHCGEYFQPAMEAMTGYRDEPDPVKASEAAHLLCPHCNGIITADKKRELNGVGVWLREGQSIDRDGNISGEPRRSRIASFWMEGPAAAYQTWAQLVYKLLTAEQEYEATGSEETLKAVINTDWGLPYLPRSASEQRRADALMLRAEDYGKRLVPPKVRFLLAAVDVQGGKKRRFVVQIIGYGENGERWLVDRYNIRQSLRCNEHGEAEPVHPGAYPEDWQLLVSDVLEKTYALQADPTRCMPVLAMAVDSGGEEGVTDNAYKFWRQCRRDGLGKRVYLVKGDSTKRQKVITKTHPNNTERSDRRADARGEVPVYLLQTDLLKDQLSNNLDRETPGAGYIHFPDWLGEWFYEELTYEERGADGKWRKPGKGANEAFDLFCYAHAVAVLRGYEKIRDWETPPAWAGPQDLNPNIFEGERPREISVKKSKPVQSPVQAEPEKDTALSGSWLGSSGRGGWL
- a CDS encoding phage portal protein, translated to MGILERTLGAISPGWAAARARDRLRLNAYEAANPSRLHKAKKQSQSADTSVFAAGQSLREQARWLDENHDLVIGLFDKMEDRVIGAHGIHVEPQPLDLEGNLHSDFAGQLSALWAEWSVRPEVTGMFTRPEAERLLLRSALRDGEVFTQLVRGNVPGLQHATSVPFSLEMLEADFVPFNLNSTAGQQVRQGIIVNEWGRPTGYRVYKYHPANMTRFSAELKTVSADNMLHLAQRKRLHQLRGISLIHGVITRLSDIKDYEESERVAARIAAALGFYIKRGDAQSLGDDGEFSTPGGQRHYDIAPGMIYDELRPGEDLGMVESNRPNVHLYEFRNGQMRAVAAGTRGSYSSIARDYNGTYSSQRQELVESFEGYNVLQQWFVGQHSRPVYRAWVAMALLSGVEVPPDVDPNSLYNALYLGPVMPWIDPGKEASAWKAIVRGGAGTEAEWARARGKNPQEVKRQRLRETEFNRQHGLVFDSDAANDKGAMPDATAETNDKRREPDDDD